The proteins below come from a single Chitinophaga pinensis DSM 2588 genomic window:
- a CDS encoding helix-hairpin-helix domain-containing protein, protein MKQALWKAYCSFSVKERQGILLLLLVTVVCAATPALWEYCMPPAALKTDSTLLAEVRAFRSSLSATAVKGSDDVKHHQRFYFDPNTIDAEGWSALGLPERTIRMIARYRDKGGQFRRKEDLLRIYGLSPVLACELLPYVRISAPVAKKDTGYPSGTAFAARQPYKVGKRIPQLDINTADSMQWEALPGIGPVLAARIVKFRDRLGGFYTVAQIGETFGLPDSTFNKIQPYLRLSTVSLKKLDLNQTDEKSLAQHPYIRYKLARLIILYRSNHGAFRRLDDLLGIPLVDDSIYRKIEHYIKTENSPL, encoded by the coding sequence ATGAAGCAGGCATTATGGAAGGCTTATTGCAGCTTTTCAGTCAAAGAACGGCAGGGAATTTTATTACTGTTATTAGTAACAGTTGTCTGTGCAGCAACACCTGCTTTGTGGGAGTATTGTATGCCACCGGCAGCCCTGAAGACGGACAGTACTTTGCTGGCTGAGGTCAGGGCATTCCGTTCGTCTTTGTCTGCGACAGCTGTTAAAGGAAGTGATGACGTAAAACATCACCAGCGATTTTACTTTGATCCGAATACAATTGATGCTGAAGGATGGAGCGCGCTCGGGCTACCGGAGCGTACTATCCGGATGATAGCACGCTATCGGGATAAGGGAGGGCAATTCCGCCGTAAAGAAGATCTGTTGCGGATCTATGGACTATCGCCTGTACTTGCCTGTGAACTGTTACCATACGTGCGTATTTCCGCCCCGGTAGCGAAAAAAGATACCGGTTATCCGTCAGGGACTGCCTTTGCTGCCAGACAACCTTATAAGGTGGGAAAGCGCATCCCGCAACTGGATATCAACACCGCTGATTCAATGCAATGGGAAGCACTCCCGGGTATCGGACCGGTGCTGGCAGCGCGCATTGTGAAATTCAGGGATAGGCTGGGCGGATTCTATACAGTCGCACAGATAGGCGAGACTTTCGGATTGCCGGACAGTACATTTAATAAAATTCAACCGTACCTCAGATTGTCTACAGTTTCACTAAAAAAACTGGACCTCAATCAGACGGATGAAAAATCTTTGGCACAACATCCATATATCCGCTATAAACTGGCGCGGTTAATCATACTGTATCGTAGTAACCACGGGGCTTTCAGGCGACTGGATGACCTTCTTGGCATACCATTGGTAGATGATAGTATTTATCGTAAAATTGAACATTACATCAAAACAGAAAATTCCCCTTTATGA
- a CDS encoding acyl-CoA dehydrogenase family protein encodes MNFEPTEMQQQITQVIRDFGKIHMQPYILEWDENQSFPVQLFKQLGELGLMGVLVPEKYGGSGLGYLEYVTVISEIAKICGAIGLSVAAHNSLCTGHILQFGSEEQKQRYLPKLASAEWIGAWGLTEPNTGSDAMNMKCVARREGDEWVLNGTKCWITHGKSGDVAVVIARTGDVRDSHGMSAFVVERGTPGFSGGKKENKLGMRASETAEMIFDNCRIPVANMLGNEGDGFIQSMKVLDGGRISIAALSLGIAKGAYEAALKYAQERHQFDKPIASFQGISFKLADMATEIMAAELLTMQAADGKTRGAKVTQHAAMAKYYASEVAVKAANEAVQIFGGYGYTKDFPVEKFYRDAKLCTIGEGTSEIQKLVIAREALK; translated from the coding sequence ATGAACTTTGAGCCCACTGAAATGCAGCAACAGATTACACAGGTGATTCGCGATTTCGGAAAGATACATATGCAACCCTATATCCTTGAATGGGATGAGAATCAATCTTTTCCTGTTCAGTTATTCAAACAGTTGGGAGAACTGGGGCTTATGGGCGTACTCGTACCCGAAAAATATGGCGGCAGCGGCCTGGGATACCTGGAGTATGTCACCGTGATCAGTGAAATAGCAAAGATCTGTGGCGCTATCGGATTGAGCGTGGCAGCACATAATTCACTCTGTACCGGTCATATTCTGCAATTCGGATCAGAAGAGCAGAAACAGCGTTATCTGCCAAAACTCGCCAGTGCTGAATGGATTGGCGCCTGGGGACTAACAGAGCCGAATACAGGTTCTGATGCCATGAATATGAAATGCGTAGCACGCAGGGAAGGAGATGAATGGGTACTCAATGGTACCAAATGCTGGATTACACATGGTAAAAGCGGCGATGTGGCCGTTGTGATCGCGAGAACGGGAGATGTCAGGGATAGCCATGGTATGAGCGCTTTTGTGGTGGAAAGAGGAACGCCGGGTTTCAGTGGTGGTAAAAAGGAAAATAAATTGGGTATGCGGGCTTCTGAGACCGCAGAAATGATATTTGACAATTGTCGTATACCGGTAGCCAACATGCTGGGTAATGAAGGAGATGGTTTTATTCAGTCGATGAAAGTATTGGATGGCGGACGTATTTCTATCGCCGCACTTTCGCTTGGTATCGCAAAAGGCGCTTATGAAGCTGCGTTGAAATATGCACAGGAAAGACACCAGTTTGACAAGCCAATTGCCAGTTTTCAGGGTATCTCATTTAAACTGGCGGATATGGCCACAGAGATCATGGCGGCAGAATTACTGACCATGCAGGCCGCAGATGGTAAAACAAGAGGGGCGAAGGTGACGCAACACGCCGCTATGGCGAAATACTATGCCTCAGAGGTGGCGGTAAAAGCAGCTAATGAAGCTGTACAGATCTTTGGTGGTTATGGCTATACAAAAGACTTCCCGGTGGAGAAATTCTACCGTGACGCCAAATTGTGTACAATAGGAGAGGGTACTTCTGAAATACAGAAGCTGGTGATCGCCCGCGAAGCGTTAAAATAA
- a CDS encoding NADP-dependent glyceraldehyde-3-phosphate dehydrogenase, translated as MSFEEQLHQMFPTADAIPAEYRLEKEVHQREYLSGGEMKPWNGDVHTVLSPICIQTANGLERKVIGSYPLCGPEEAMAALDAAVLAYNDGRGEWPTMPVPERIACMEKFTGKMIEKKPEIVQLIMWEIGKSYADSVKEFDRTIEYINTTIDALKDLDRNSSRFEIEQGIIAQIRRSPLGVVLCMGPFNYPLNETFTTLIPALIMGNTILFKPPKHGTLLHYPLLEAFASCFPKGVVNTIYGRGNVIIGPLMETGKINVLTLIGSSRVANQLKKMHPKVNRLRAILGLDAKNAAIISDKADLDLAVQETVLGSLSFNGQRCTALKIIFVHSKVADVFLQKLSAAISQLKIGMPWEKGVFLTPLPEPQKPAYLKECIDDAIANGAKIINENGGAAYESFVYPAVLYPVNDKMKLYREEQFGPVIPVIPFDDIETPIEYLIESDHGQQVSLFSNDADELASLIDPLVNQVSRVNINCQCQRGPDVYPFTGRKDSAEGTLSVPDALRAFSIRSMVATKQSEMNKNLLNRIVNDQTSNFLSTKYIF; from the coding sequence ATGAGCTTTGAAGAACAATTACACCAAATGTTCCCTACAGCTGACGCAATTCCAGCCGAATACAGGCTGGAGAAGGAAGTACATCAGCGGGAATACCTTTCAGGTGGTGAGATGAAACCATGGAATGGCGATGTGCATACAGTGTTATCTCCGATCTGTATTCAGACAGCCAACGGACTGGAGAGAAAAGTGATTGGTTCCTATCCTTTATGTGGCCCGGAAGAGGCGATGGCCGCGCTGGATGCAGCAGTACTCGCCTACAATGACGGTCGCGGAGAATGGCCTACAATGCCGGTTCCTGAACGTATTGCCTGTATGGAGAAATTCACGGGTAAGATGATCGAAAAGAAACCGGAGATCGTTCAACTCATTATGTGGGAGATCGGTAAATCTTATGCCGATTCCGTTAAAGAGTTTGACCGTACTATCGAATATATCAACACGACCATAGACGCACTTAAAGATCTGGACCGCAACTCCAGCCGCTTTGAAATTGAACAGGGTATTATCGCCCAGATCAGGCGTTCTCCATTGGGCGTAGTGCTTTGTATGGGACCATTCAACTACCCGCTGAATGAAACCTTTACCACGCTGATCCCTGCGCTGATCATGGGGAATACAATACTGTTCAAACCACCGAAACACGGTACTTTATTACACTATCCACTGCTGGAAGCTTTTGCCAGCTGTTTCCCGAAAGGTGTTGTAAATACCATCTACGGTCGTGGTAACGTAATTATCGGTCCGTTGATGGAAACGGGTAAGATCAATGTCCTGACACTGATAGGTAGCAGTAGGGTGGCTAATCAGCTGAAGAAAATGCACCCGAAAGTAAACCGTCTGAGAGCCATCCTCGGACTGGATGCTAAAAATGCTGCTATTATCTCTGATAAGGCGGATCTTGACCTTGCGGTACAGGAAACGGTACTGGGTTCATTGTCATTTAACGGACAGCGTTGTACTGCCCTGAAGATCATATTTGTGCACAGCAAAGTGGCAGATGTATTCCTGCAGAAACTCAGTGCCGCTATCAGCCAGCTGAAAATCGGTATGCCATGGGAAAAAGGCGTGTTCCTGACCCCATTACCAGAACCGCAGAAACCGGCTTACCTGAAGGAGTGTATTGATGACGCCATTGCCAACGGCGCAAAGATCATCAATGAAAACGGCGGTGCTGCCTATGAATCATTCGTGTACCCGGCGGTGTTATATCCGGTAAACGATAAGATGAAATTATACAGAGAGGAGCAATTTGGTCCGGTAATTCCAGTCATCCCATTTGATGATATCGAAACGCCGATCGAATACCTGATTGAATCAGATCATGGTCAGCAGGTAAGCCTGTTCTCCAATGATGCTGACGAACTGGCTTCGCTGATAGATCCGCTGGTGAACCAGGTAAGCCGCGTTAATATCAATTGCCAGTGTCAGCGTGGTCCCGACGTATATCCGTTCACAGGACGTAAGGATTCTGCAGAAGGTACATTAAGTGTACCAGATGCATTGCGTGCATTTTCGATTCGTTCAATGGTTGCCACAAAACAATCGGAAATGAACAAAAATTTGCTCAATCGAATCGTAAATGATCAGACTTCAAACTTTTTATCAACAAAATATATATTCTGA